The Parashewanella spongiae genome has a window encoding:
- a CDS encoding mobile mystery protein A: MKNEITMYSFQSNPNKQQPVKKTVLRQYRELVDAVKGTLFPLTPKEGWIRTVRKALDMSGAQLGDRAGLTRNRVSVLERREVDGDITLNQLKQLAEALDCDFSYTLKPKKTISDIMQERALKVAKVEVKKASKNMFLEAQSISKEKENILISELAEEIMRAGGRKLWGKNKEGKVF, translated from the coding sequence ATGAAAAACGAGATCACTATGTACTCTTTTCAAAGCAATCCGAACAAGCAACAACCCGTTAAGAAAACGGTTTTAAGGCAGTACAGAGAACTGGTTGATGCAGTTAAGGGAACGCTATTTCCCTTAACACCTAAAGAGGGCTGGATTAGGACAGTAAGAAAAGCTCTTGATATGTCAGGCGCCCAGCTAGGAGATAGAGCTGGCTTGACACGAAATAGAGTTTCAGTCCTTGAAAGGCGCGAGGTTGATGGCGACATAACTCTAAATCAGTTAAAGCAACTAGCTGAAGCTCTAGACTGTGATTTCTCATACACTCTAAAGCCTAAAAAGACTATATCTGACATAATGCAAGAACGTGCGCTTAAGGTTGCGAAAGTTGAGGTAAAGAAAGCATCTAAAAATATGTTTCTAGAGGCGCAATCAATTAGCAAAGAGAAAGAAAATATCTTAATAAGTGAACTAGCCGAAGAAATTATGCGTGCCGGTGGGCGTAAGCTATGGGGTAAAAATAAGGAAGGCAAGGTATTTTGA
- a CDS encoding mobile mystery protein B — MIIDELEGATPLDPDDMEGLKHPHVTTREQLNELEQSNILAGQQWVSGISGLTLDSIFSAEFVLALHQNLFGDVWIWAGAIRNKELSIGCDPFQIRPKLDNFLEDAKCWVEFKHFSNLELSARIQHKLVEIHPFQNGNGRHSRIFTDVVRIVLLEEPQINWAEGNLEKVSEERKAYISCLKKADKGDFTAFVKYLENLGN, encoded by the coding sequence TTGATCATTGATGAGCTAGAAGGGGCTACACCGCTTGATCCTGATGATATGGAAGGGTTGAAACACCCACACGTAACAACAAGAGAACAACTTAACGAACTTGAACAATCCAATATACTAGCAGGCCAGCAATGGGTTAGTGGTATCTCTGGCCTAACGCTGGATTCTATTTTCTCAGCTGAATTTGTTCTGGCTCTCCATCAAAACCTATTTGGTGATGTTTGGATCTGGGCCGGGGCCATTCGAAACAAAGAGCTAAGCATAGGCTGTGATCCCTTCCAAATCAGGCCCAAGCTCGACAACTTTTTAGAAGATGCTAAGTGCTGGGTAGAGTTCAAACACTTCTCAAATCTAGAGCTCAGTGCTCGCATACAGCACAAGCTTGTTGAGATTCATCCTTTCCAAAATGGTAATGGCAGGCACTCGCGTATATTTACCGATGTAGTTCGCATAGTTCTACTAGAAGAGCCACAAATTAACTGGGCAGAAGGCAATCTAGAGAAAGTGAGCGAAGAGCGCAAAGCTTATATCTCTTGCCTCAAGAAAGCAGACAAAGGTGATTTTACTGCGTTCGTTAAATATCTAGAGAACCTTGGTAACTAA
- a CDS encoding DUF3307 domain-containing protein, with protein sequence MEMLNFFNALIPLLVIHVICDFYLQPKSWVDAKRESTYCAIELYFHSVLHGVALIIPAFILGLGVHSTVCLVAIVMVTHYLFDLGKAMLPNGEKLGYFILDQCLHVLVLVFIAYHMSTNLTLDALLNHKHFFDVIFISLGYLIALKPTSIIIASVLKRFPLSSSGQGEGVAASETDSDAVSSAEVGGIAAGGELIGYLERVLILTFTIAGSYAAIGFIFAAKSIFRFGELNKSEDRSMTEYVLIGSLLSVVITTVIGTLVSLGLGIKIK encoded by the coding sequence ATGGAAATGCTTAATTTCTTTAATGCGTTAATTCCACTCTTAGTAATACATGTGATTTGTGACTTTTATCTGCAACCTAAAAGCTGGGTAGATGCTAAAAGGGAATCAACATACTGCGCAATTGAGCTTTATTTCCACTCAGTGTTGCACGGAGTAGCTTTAATTATTCCCGCATTTATACTCGGTCTCGGTGTTCATTCTACTGTTTGCTTGGTTGCAATCGTGATGGTCACACATTATTTGTTTGATTTAGGGAAGGCTATGTTACCCAACGGAGAAAAATTGGGTTATTTTATCCTTGATCAATGCCTTCACGTTTTGGTGCTTGTGTTTATTGCTTACCATATGTCAACCAATCTAACCCTAGATGCACTATTGAATCATAAGCATTTTTTTGATGTTATTTTTATATCTCTTGGATATTTAATTGCTCTCAAACCAACATCAATCATTATTGCTAGCGTATTAAAGCGTTTCCCCCTTAGTTCATCAGGACAAGGTGAAGGTGTCGCTGCTTCTGAGACAGATTCTGATGCTGTTTCTAGTGCTGAAGTTGGTGGCATTGCAGCTGGTGGTGAGTTAATCGGTTATCTTGAGCGTGTGTTAATTTTAACTTTTACCATTGCTGGGAGTTATGCTGCTATTGGGTTTATTTTTGCAGCAAAATCAATCTTCCGATTCGGAGAGCTCAATAAGTCAGAAGATCGCAGTATGACTGAATATGTATTAATTGGTTCCCTTTTGTCTGTAGTAATAACGACCGTGATAGGCACATTAGTATCGTTAGGCTTGGGTATTAAAATCAAATAA
- a CDS encoding GNAT family N-acetyltransferase, producing the protein MNVVLLDKAKHDRKRFNCGVEVLNNYVKVMASQQAKKDNSRTFVLEDELEPSHIIGFYTLTMTPIDLKALPDKLQKKHQPSTSGGLIARLSVDQRYKGKGFGEWLLIDALRKLLSASDSVVFPFVIVNAKDGAKQFYERYGFAAFKDAGNKLFITISDVRKSMG; encoded by the coding sequence ATGAATGTGGTCTTGCTCGATAAAGCAAAACACGATCGTAAGCGCTTTAATTGCGGCGTAGAAGTGTTAAACAACTATGTAAAAGTGATGGCAAGTCAACAAGCCAAAAAGGACAACAGCAGAACTTTTGTGCTTGAAGATGAGCTGGAGCCATCACACATCATCGGCTTTTACACGCTAACCATGACCCCGATAGACCTAAAAGCCTTACCTGACAAACTCCAAAAGAAACACCAACCTTCAACGTCAGGCGGGTTAATCGCACGTCTTTCAGTCGATCAACGTTACAAAGGCAAAGGGTTTGGTGAATGGTTGCTGATCGACGCCTTGCGAAAACTGTTATCAGCTAGTGATAGCGTAGTCTTTCCTTTTGTGATAGTTAATGCCAAAGACGGTGCCAAGCAATTTTATGAACGCTATGGGTTCGCTGCCTTTAAGGATGCTGGAAATAAGCTGTTTATCACTATTTCTGACGTCAGAAAAAGCATGGGCTAA
- a CDS encoding ISKra4 family transposase — MISHLEDEQVKQESHGEVEAYIDTEGTELLRCLLQGFLDIKTAEEPRQQVCSNRDIALNHLKNNCKRNLESLFGTVTMHRKGYSQRRCDSVFPMDGELNLSKDKYSDGVRLRLATEAVKGSYDDAVSSIDTTTGAHVPKRQARQIVQDIAQDFDGFYLQQRYLKPENTSDLLVLTMDGKGIVMQPNSLREGTQKAAKQQKLKGRLSAGEKKDRKRMAEVAAVYTTKPLHRTPESIMSRNDNSNVRPLRVPPRNKRVWASVERSAATVIEEAFLEALERDPTQSCQWVVLVDGHPHQLKQIYRVMKKLNINATVVMDFIHVLEYLWKAAWCLFEKDDPEIEDWIEKRATEILRGNASQVAKGLGISATKRKLKQREGINKCIG, encoded by the coding sequence ATTATTTCGCACCTCGAAGACGAGCAAGTTAAGCAAGAGAGCCATGGAGAAGTTGAAGCTTATATCGATACCGAAGGAACTGAGTTGTTGCGGTGTTTATTACAGGGTTTCTTAGATATCAAAACCGCTGAAGAGCCCCGTCAGCAAGTTTGTTCCAACCGTGACATTGCATTGAATCATTTGAAAAATAACTGCAAACGAAACTTAGAAAGTTTATTTGGTACCGTAACGATGCATCGAAAAGGTTACAGTCAACGTCGGTGTGATAGCGTGTTTCCAATGGATGGTGAGCTGAATCTTTCGAAAGATAAATACTCTGATGGTGTACGCCTAAGACTCGCTACAGAAGCAGTCAAAGGCTCATATGATGATGCAGTAAGCTCAATAGATACCACCACAGGTGCGCACGTGCCCAAGCGACAAGCAAGGCAAATTGTGCAGGATATTGCACAAGATTTTGATGGTTTTTATCTCCAGCAGAGATACCTTAAGCCAGAAAATACATCTGATTTACTGGTATTGACTATGGATGGAAAAGGCATCGTTATGCAACCTAATAGCTTGAGAGAGGGCACGCAAAAAGCAGCGAAACAACAGAAGCTCAAAGGACGCCTAAGTGCTGGAGAAAAAAAAGACCGCAAACGAATGGCAGAAGTTGCAGCGGTATACACCACCAAGCCTTTGCATCGTACCCCAGAATCAATCATGTCTAGAAACGATAATTCAAATGTTCGTCCATTACGTGTGCCACCAAGAAATAAACGTGTGTGGGCAAGCGTAGAAAGAAGCGCTGCGACTGTGATTGAAGAAGCATTTTTAGAAGCTCTGGAACGAGACCCAACTCAAAGCTGTCAGTGGGTTGTACTCGTTGATGGTCATCCTCATCAGCTAAAACAAATTTATCGGGTGATGAAGAAACTCAACATCAATGCAACGGTGGTCATGGATTTCATCCATGTGCTTGAATATCTCTGGAAAGCGGCGTGGTGCTTATTTGAAAAAGATGATCCAGAAATCGAAGATTGGATAGAAAAGCGAGCGACTGAAATCTTACGAGGTAATGCGTCACAAGTAGCAAAAGGCCTTGGGATCAGTGCAACAAAACGGAAATTAAAACAACGAGAAGGCATTAATAAGTGCATCGGTTAA
- a CDS encoding bifunctional diaminohydroxyphosphoribosylaminopyrimidine deaminase/5-amino-6-(5-phosphoribosylamino)uracil reductase RibD has protein sequence MDLDKLFMLKALQISQAALPECQPSPSVSCVLVLGGQVIAEGCTQKIGGNHAEIEAISAYDGLMDEVTAYVTLEPCSFVGRTPACSSVIIKSGIKRVVVALLDPDERNNGNGIYALEKEGIKVDIGVASREVSEFLYPYLGRS, from the coding sequence ATGGATCTAGACAAGTTATTTATGCTTAAGGCATTACAGATATCTCAGGCTGCTTTGCCTGAATGCCAACCAAGTCCTTCAGTAAGTTGTGTTCTCGTTCTAGGCGGGCAAGTCATTGCTGAAGGATGCACACAAAAAATTGGTGGCAATCATGCTGAGATTGAAGCTATTAGTGCTTATGATGGCCTTATGGATGAAGTGACTGCATATGTCACTCTTGAGCCATGTTCATTTGTTGGAAGAACTCCTGCATGTTCTTCTGTAATCATTAAATCAGGAATAAAGAGAGTTGTAGTTGCTCTTCTAGATCCTGATGAAAGGAACAATGGAAATGGTATTTATGCTCTAGAGAAAGAGGGCATAAAAGTTGATATTGGTGTCGCTTCAAGAGAAGTTAGTGAATTTTTGTATCCTTATCTTGGAAGATCATGA
- a CDS encoding DUF1778 domain-containing protein has product MPTTLPRITARVDIDTQDLLAKAAAIAGMSSINSFVLNAAIERAKQVIEREQSLKLSQADAMQLMEALDRPAQVRTKLQTAAQCYHGKTQ; this is encoded by the coding sequence ATGCCAACAACATTACCTCGTATCACCGCCAGAGTGGATATTGATACACAAGATTTACTAGCCAAGGCCGCAGCGATAGCGGGTATGTCCAGTATTAATTCATTTGTGTTAAATGCGGCCATTGAAAGAGCCAAACAAGTGATTGAACGTGAACAATCGCTTAAGCTCAGTCAAGCCGATGCTATGCAGTTGATGGAAGCGTTAGACCGTCCAGCGCAGGTACGCACCAAGTTGCAAACCGCAGCCCAGTGCTATCATGGGAAAACACAATGA